The following coding sequences are from one Candidatus Aegiribacteria sp. window:
- a CDS encoding PHP domain-containing protein, with the protein MNRVDLHSHSTASDGVSSPVELVSMAFEKSLSLFSITDHDTFDGIPEGASAATKLGMNFLPGIELSVDLEEDGLTAHLLGYFPGIDISDLVNGSTTLGEAISFVQGGRSRRNPVILEKLANSGIFIEMDEVEVIAGGDVVGRPHIAEAMLNAGYISSMREAFDRFLAKGKPAYVERDRLPVLNAIEIITESGGLPVMAHPGYIEMDHETLKNFFRTMKEYGLAGIEIYYPTHTSSMVERLKSYALEFQLVVTGGTDYHGRNNEAAPLGGTENGFHVDIEDVKDFIKLCGYHSRR; encoded by the coding sequence ATGAACAGAGTTGATCTACATTCCCACAGTACCGCCTCAGATGGTGTTAGTTCCCCCGTTGAACTTGTGTCAATGGCGTTCGAGAAGTCGCTTTCTCTGTTTTCCATTACAGATCACGATACATTTGATGGGATTCCTGAAGGTGCTTCAGCAGCAACGAAGCTGGGGATGAATTTTCTTCCTGGAATTGAGCTGAGCGTGGATCTTGAGGAAGACGGGCTTACAGCTCACCTGCTGGGATACTTTCCGGGAATTGATATTTCTGACCTTGTAAACGGTTCAACCACTCTCGGAGAGGCAATATCTTTTGTCCAGGGAGGTCGTTCCCGAAGAAACCCGGTAATACTTGAGAAACTGGCCAACAGCGGTATATTCATTGAAATGGATGAAGTGGAGGTAATCGCTGGAGGTGACGTTGTGGGAAGACCTCATATAGCCGAAGCAATGCTTAATGCCGGGTATATAAGCAGCATGAGGGAAGCTTTCGACAGGTTCCTCGCAAAGGGAAAACCCGCATACGTAGAGCGGGACAGATTGCCTGTGCTGAATGCAATAGAGATTATTACGGAATCCGGCGGATTGCCTGTAATGGCCCATCCCGGATATATTGAGATGGACCATGAAACGCTGAAGAATTTCTTTAGAACAATGAAAGAGTATGGATTGGCGGGAATAGAAATCTACTACCCTACACATACATCTTCAATGGTGGAAAGACTCAAGTCTTATGCTCTGGAATTCCAGCTTGTTGTTACGGGCGGAACCGACTATCATGGAAGGAATAATGAAGCCGCTCCCCTTGGGGGAACAGAAAATGGGTTTCATGTTGATATTGAAGATGTAAAAGATTTTATAAAACTATGCGGATATCATAGCAGGAGGTAA
- a CDS encoding MgtC/SapB family protein, translating to MTIENWIVKLALSVFLGSLIGLEREFHGRPAGLRTHILVCMGTTILTLSGIAVAETFSGSNSPPGAEISRVIAGIMTGIGFLGAGAIMRTKDMIRGITTAACIWFIAAIGIVIGIDQYVLAASSTGIALLILILLPLLEGRLAALQYRDVIIHGENSDPETMIENCTTVLKNNGLGIHDVDIGIDKEESSITLLYHLRIRKLENKLQLMNTLSEVQGVINVQWQRASAKI from the coding sequence ATGACTATTGAAAATTGGATTGTGAAACTGGCTCTTTCTGTTTTCCTGGGATCCCTGATAGGACTTGAGCGGGAATTCCATGGTCGACCTGCAGGTCTCCGAACACATATTCTGGTCTGCATGGGAACTACAATACTTACTTTAAGCGGCATTGCCGTAGCGGAAACATTCTCGGGCAGTAATTCTCCTCCCGGTGCAGAGATCAGCAGAGTAATAGCTGGCATAATGACGGGAATAGGGTTTCTGGGAGCAGGTGCGATTATGAGAACGAAAGATATGATTCGCGGCATAACTACAGCAGCCTGTATCTGGTTCATTGCCGCTATCGGAATCGTAATAGGCATTGATCAATATGTTCTTGCAGCTTCTTCAACAGGTATTGCACTACTTATTCTTATTCTTCTTCCATTGTTAGAGGGTCGTCTTGCGGCTCTGCAATACAGAGATGTAATAATCCATGGAGAGAACAGCGATCCGGAAACAATGATTGAAAATTGCACCACTGTCTTAAAAAACAATGGCCTCGGGATCCATGATGTTGATATTGGAATTGATAAAGAAGAAAGCTCCATCACTCTTCTCTACCATCTCAGGATTAGAAAACTTGAGAACAAACTGCAACTTATGAATACTCTTTCAGAAGTACAGGGAGTCATCAACGTTCAATGGCAGAGAGCTTCCGCGAAGATTTAG
- a CDS encoding rod shape-determining protein: MAIDLGTANTLVYLQGRGIVLEQPSVVALDRETNELVAVGHDAKAMLGRTGTTLQALKPLKDGVITNATATMAMLREFFSMAKTRRISMRPRVLVCVPSGITEVEVSAVRTALERAGAREVLLVSEPLASAIGVGIPVEGAAGNMVVDIGGGTTEVAVICLSTIAANNSIRIGGDEIDNAISTYLKKQYSLLIGERTAETVKIRMGTVLEADDEEYEVSGLDFVNGIPETYIINSEDVRNALKEVIGTIIEAVRHGLEKTPPELASDIVDRGVILTGGGALLKGLDRLLMSETGLPIRVADNPLSCTVLGAGLILEDIYRYRNLLL; the protein is encoded by the coding sequence ATGGCCATTGATCTAGGAACCGCGAATACACTCGTATACCTTCAGGGCAGGGGCATTGTACTTGAACAGCCAAGTGTTGTGGCTCTTGATCGAGAAACGAACGAACTAGTAGCGGTAGGACACGACGCCAAGGCAATGCTTGGGCGTACCGGAACTACACTGCAAGCTTTGAAACCTCTGAAAGATGGTGTTATAACCAACGCCACCGCTACGATGGCAATGCTCAGAGAATTTTTCAGTATGGCAAAAACTCGCAGGATATCGATGAGACCAAGAGTTCTTGTATGTGTACCAAGTGGTATAACCGAGGTTGAAGTGTCAGCAGTGCGGACAGCACTGGAAAGAGCTGGCGCAAGGGAGGTTCTTCTGGTCTCTGAACCTCTTGCTTCTGCTATTGGTGTGGGAATTCCAGTGGAAGGAGCTGCAGGTAATATGGTTGTTGATATCGGTGGCGGAACAACTGAAGTTGCAGTGATATGTCTCTCCACTATTGCGGCCAATAATTCCATAAGAATAGGTGGAGATGAGATTGACAACGCGATATCGACATATCTGAAAAAGCAGTACAGCCTTCTGATAGGCGAAAGAACAGCTGAAACAGTTAAAATTAGAATGGGAACAGTGCTGGAGGCTGACGATGAAGAATACGAGGTCAGCGGTCTCGATTTTGTGAACGGAATTCCAGAAACCTACATTATTAATTCTGAAGATGTCAGAAACGCTCTGAAGGAAGTTATCGGAACGATTATTGAAGCCGTAAGACATGGCCTTGAGAAAACACCTCCGGAGCTTGCAAGCGACATTGTTGACCGCGGAGTAATACTGACGGGGGGCGGAGCCCTTCTAAAAGGATTGGACAGACTTTTAATGAGTGAAACCGGGCTGCCTATAAGAGTAGCAGACAACCCGCTGTCCTGTACAGTGCTGGGTGCCGGTCTGATCCTGGAAGATATATACCGGTACCGTAACCTTCTTCTGTAG
- a CDS encoding HD domain-containing protein: MKNQENHKIMYIRDPVHGNIRLSGLQEELIQTVEVQRLSFIHQLGTTFQCYPGAHGMRLSHALGVSYLADTIGKHVLEDMQGMPDMEKTGIRKLLQAAGMLHDIGHTPWSHTLEPLYIEMNGVDHMGLVADLVRGDSTFNIKGAGRIPEILRSYDIDPSDVADLICSTFKGPRYLQQMIFGEVDADMLDYLQRDFYFTGVAFGHIEMDRIISTMKIENDNIVFLSKGHEAIRDFLFARMQMYSSVYLHKKTRIVDMMLLAASRRSIVELKEIDDFHILTDDEILSFLVQKSKDPWVRDMAWRVKYRQKLFSQVFRIDAATLDESDISFLNTIGSSHETPSQKAGSLALKLSETAGVDPGYILVDMPLEAVKISEERFTKLDIKYIDKSGNILPLEKIDPPFAEYLSRAQPNRNYLTVCCSPEIKNKVRKACENLFRMAAMPLFPKS; this comes from the coding sequence ATGAAAAATCAGGAAAATCACAAGATAATGTACATTCGAGATCCTGTACATGGAAATATCCGTCTTTCGGGGCTCCAGGAAGAACTGATCCAAACCGTGGAGGTTCAAAGGCTCAGTTTTATACACCAGTTAGGTACTACATTTCAGTGCTACCCGGGCGCACACGGAATGCGTCTTTCACATGCACTGGGTGTCTCTTACCTTGCCGACACCATCGGAAAGCACGTTCTTGAGGATATGCAGGGTATGCCGGATATGGAAAAAACTGGTATCCGTAAGCTCCTGCAGGCTGCGGGTATGCTTCATGACATCGGGCATACACCATGGTCACATACGCTGGAACCACTTTACATAGAAATGAACGGCGTTGACCACATGGGCCTTGTAGCGGATCTGGTAAGGGGTGACTCAACTTTCAATATAAAAGGAGCAGGGAGAATTCCCGAAATACTGAGGTCATACGATATTGACCCGTCGGACGTAGCAGACCTTATCTGCAGCACTTTTAAAGGACCGCGTTACCTGCAGCAAATGATATTCGGTGAGGTAGATGCCGATATGCTGGATTATCTCCAGAGAGATTTCTATTTCACAGGGGTCGCTTTCGGTCATATAGAGATGGACAGGATAATTTCAACCATGAAGATTGAGAACGATAACATCGTTTTCCTCAGCAAGGGACACGAAGCCATACGTGATTTCCTCTTCGCACGGATGCAGATGTATTCAAGTGTCTACCTTCACAAGAAAACAAGGATAGTGGATATGATGCTTCTCGCAGCTTCCAGAAGAAGTATCGTTGAGCTGAAAGAAATAGATGATTTCCACATACTGACCGATGATGAGATACTGAGTTTTCTCGTGCAGAAATCAAAGGATCCATGGGTGAGGGATATGGCCTGGAGGGTTAAATACAGACAGAAGCTGTTCTCTCAGGTATTCAGAATAGATGCAGCAACACTTGACGAAAGTGATATCTCCTTCCTGAACACAATCGGCAGTTCACATGAAACTCCATCCCAAAAAGCCGGTAGTCTTGCATTAAAACTGTCTGAAACAGCCGGAGTGGATCCAGGGTACATACTTGTGGACATGCCCCTGGAAGCAGTAAAGATATCTGAGGAAAGGTTTACGAAGCTGGACATCAAGTACATAGACAAATCAGGGAATATTCTGCCTCTTGAGAAGATCGATCCGCCATTCGCCGAATACCTTTCAAGGGCACAACCTAACAGGAATTATCTTACCGTATGCTGCAGCCCGGAAATAAAGAATAAAGTCAGGAAAGCATGTGAGAACCTGTTCCGTATGGCAGCAATGCCGCTTTTTCCAAAGAGCTAA
- the ahcY gene encoding adenosylhomocysteinase translates to MADYKVADMSLADYGRREIEIAEKEMPGLMAVREKYGKTRPLDGMRVTGSLHMTIQTAVLIETLVELGADVRWASCNIFSTQDHAAATIAKTGIPVFAWKGESLKDYWWCTRNALSFPGGKGPNLIVDDGGDATLMVHRGYELEQGYAETGILPEDIEGPEDEVALVRNLCDGIRENPEYWTSVVPEIAGVSEETTTGVHRLYNMMKTGDLLFPAYNVNDSVTKSKFDNLYGCRESLADGIKRATDVMVAGKTVLICGYGDVGKGCAQSMKGFGARVLVTEIDPICALQAAMEGFEVTTVEDALSEATIIVTATGNYNVLTADHMSRMKDQAIVCNIGHFDNEIDVAGLEALPGIEKEEIKPQVHRFRFSDGHSIFLLAEGRLVNLGCATGHPSFVMSSSFTNQCLAQIALAEERPGIGVYMLPKLLDEEVARLHLDKLGVKLTKLTPLQAKYIGVELEGPYKPEHYRY, encoded by the coding sequence GGTTGCTGATATGTCGCTGGCTGATTACGGTCGGCGGGAGATAGAAATAGCTGAAAAAGAGATGCCCGGCCTGATGGCTGTGCGGGAGAAGTACGGAAAAACCAGGCCCCTGGATGGGATGAGGGTAACAGGTTCGCTTCACATGACCATTCAGACCGCTGTGCTTATTGAAACTCTCGTTGAGCTTGGAGCGGATGTAAGGTGGGCAAGCTGCAATATTTTTTCAACCCAGGATCATGCCGCTGCCACAATTGCTAAAACCGGTATTCCTGTTTTTGCATGGAAGGGTGAGAGTCTTAAAGACTACTGGTGGTGTACCAGGAACGCTCTGAGTTTCCCCGGAGGGAAGGGACCAAATCTGATAGTCGATGATGGCGGTGACGCGACTCTTATGGTGCACAGGGGATACGAGCTGGAACAGGGCTATGCTGAAACAGGCATACTTCCGGAGGATATTGAAGGGCCGGAAGATGAAGTTGCTCTTGTTAGAAATTTGTGCGATGGCATTCGTGAAAATCCTGAGTACTGGACCTCCGTTGTACCTGAAATAGCGGGAGTTTCCGAGGAGACAACAACCGGTGTTCACAGACTCTACAACATGATGAAGACCGGGGATCTGCTGTTTCCCGCGTACAATGTCAACGACTCCGTTACGAAGAGTAAATTCGATAATCTTTACGGCTGCAGGGAGTCACTTGCTGACGGGATAAAACGGGCAACCGATGTGATGGTTGCCGGAAAGACCGTCCTCATCTGCGGATATGGAGATGTAGGCAAGGGGTGTGCCCAGAGCATGAAAGGCTTTGGTGCCAGGGTACTGGTAACAGAAATCGATCCAATATGCGCTCTGCAGGCGGCCATGGAGGGTTTTGAAGTTACTACGGTTGAGGATGCTTTATCGGAAGCGACCATAATCGTAACCGCTACCGGTAACTACAATGTATTAACGGCAGATCATATGAGCAGAATGAAGGATCAGGCCATTGTATGCAATATCGGTCATTTTGATAACGAAATCGATGTTGCGGGTCTTGAAGCCCTGCCGGGTATTGAAAAAGAGGAGATCAAGCCCCAGGTTCACAGATTCCGTTTTTCCGATGGTCATTCCATTTTTCTTCTTGCGGAGGGAAGGCTGGTCAACCTCGGATGCGCGACAGGCCATCCAAGTTTCGTGATGTCCAGCTCCTTCACAAACCAGTGTCTTGCTCAGATAGCTTTAGCTGAGGAAAGGCCTGGAATTGGTGTTTACATGCTGCCGAAACTTCTTGATGAGGAAGTGGCAAGGCTGCATCTCGATAAACTGGGAGTTAAGCTGACGAAGCTGACTCCGCTGCAGGCGAAGTACATCGGTGTTGAACTGGAAGGTCCTTACAAGCCGGAGCATTACAGGTACTGA
- a CDS encoding response regulator: MILFPGVSSKVILRVLLPYIFSVIVILTVIAGYIHFTDGVCSQVVQIEQEQAIRIARSITGNSMNEEMSIVMFNSSRSNGSVHIELKPEFLELFNLSAFLMVCPTIGETQEVIPFNENSLAESAISSGSPTMQYIESGNQTRLLLFYPLIDSFGNRAIARMVFENVLGTDSVNSSRYNIFIMSVAAVMLILIPCLFLRLAGFRRKIEKKDFYNGDTEIKTENDLKITNSDICPSSILNNFEFPALFRLDSSGTVFFMNNTAEKLIDISKNNIVGIKFHELPCFSEEDRNLIVYPENEKPVEMILGIMDSSGSSRKSTFRIELLSNFREYTIAVRDERYEDGKVMETAKSGTDSKEHEEPQGSLSHNDIKYIRKIIEDCRIRSSENPACLNDLGIISDVLSNIESDNGMNNKEKADTIEIFSELDAITEALNDVLPQRASIEFDVPGFLPQVECSREDFTQIVKNLAFYSLESTNGPVRIKLGARDVPSPVSDSVFSANCDRTVSRSVSLSYTDGTRMPVVLKEALLDPETDLSGIQRDYGSHISSVAAVLSRHDCHPVFTERPTGTALNILFRTREDYLFDVSHTESLHRENLSSIKLAICDASRAVRESVSDILTMYGIDVRSEADLERMRDWLTESQVDFLVLDYSASGESMEEMLSNVSIEFPDIEIILTTGSSEAGSSLYELLGWNGRILIKPYSVDELLNIIEMSVSTELNTENELETGGTDDY, encoded by the coding sequence ATGATCCTTTTCCCTGGCGTATCGTCAAAGGTAATATTGCGGGTGTTGCTGCCCTACATTTTCAGTGTAATCGTGATACTTACTGTCATTGCGGGATATATTCATTTTACTGATGGTGTGTGTTCCCAGGTGGTCCAGATTGAACAGGAACAGGCCATCCGGATCGCCAGGAGTATTACCGGGAACTCCATGAATGAGGAGATGTCCATTGTCATGTTCAACAGCAGCCGGAGTAACGGGTCTGTACATATTGAACTGAAGCCCGAATTTTTGGAACTCTTCAATCTGAGCGCTTTTTTAATGGTGTGTCCGACTATCGGAGAAACACAAGAAGTTATCCCATTCAACGAGAATTCTCTTGCAGAGAGCGCTATAAGCAGCGGTTCGCCAACCATGCAATATATAGAAAGCGGGAATCAGACCAGACTTCTTCTGTTCTATCCCCTGATTGATTCATTCGGGAACAGAGCGATTGCAAGGATGGTTTTTGAAAACGTTCTTGGAACAGATTCTGTTAACAGCAGCAGGTACAATATTTTTATAATGTCAGTAGCAGCTGTTATGCTGATTCTCATACCTTGTTTGTTTCTCAGGCTTGCAGGTTTCAGAAGGAAGATAGAAAAGAAAGATTTCTATAACGGCGATACAGAAATTAAAACTGAAAATGATTTGAAAATCACTAACTCCGATATCTGTCCTTCATCGATACTGAATAATTTTGAGTTCCCTGCGTTGTTTCGGCTGGACAGCAGCGGAACGGTATTTTTCATGAATAATACCGCTGAAAAGCTTATCGACATCTCGAAGAACAATATCGTAGGTATTAAATTCCACGAGCTGCCCTGTTTTTCCGAAGAAGACAGAAATTTGATAGTCTACCCGGAGAATGAAAAACCTGTTGAAATGATTCTCGGTATTATGGATAGTTCAGGCAGTTCAAGGAAATCCACTTTCAGGATTGAACTGCTGAGCAATTTCAGGGAATATACGATCGCTGTTAGAGATGAAAGATATGAAGACGGAAAAGTGATGGAAACAGCTAAATCCGGAACTGATTCGAAGGAGCATGAAGAACCCCAGGGGAGCCTCTCTCATAATGATATTAAGTACATCAGGAAGATTATAGAGGATTGCAGGATTAGATCCTCGGAAAATCCTGCCTGTCTTAATGATCTCGGAATCATATCCGATGTTCTTTCCAATATAGAAAGTGACAACGGAATGAACAACAAGGAAAAGGCTGACACTATTGAGATCTTCTCGGAGCTGGATGCAATTACGGAAGCCCTGAACGATGTGCTTCCGCAAAGGGCTTCAATAGAGTTTGATGTTCCGGGTTTTCTGCCGCAGGTTGAATGCTCCAGAGAAGATTTTACACAGATAGTCAAGAACCTGGCTTTCTATTCACTTGAATCCACAAACGGTCCTGTAAGGATAAAACTGGGTGCCAGGGATGTACCTTCACCGGTATCTGATTCAGTATTCTCAGCGAACTGTGATAGAACAGTTTCAAGATCGGTGTCTTTAAGTTATACGGATGGAACCAGAATGCCTGTGGTACTGAAGGAAGCCCTGCTGGATCCCGAAACCGATCTGTCCGGAATTCAGAGGGATTACGGTTCACATATCTCATCGGTTGCAGCTGTGCTTTCAAGACATGACTGTCATCCCGTATTTACGGAAAGACCCACCGGCACTGCACTCAATATCCTGTTCCGTACAAGAGAAGATTATCTGTTTGATGTATCTCACACTGAATCTCTCCACAGAGAAAACCTGAGCAGTATAAAACTGGCGATCTGTGACGCATCGAGGGCTGTGAGGGAAAGCGTATCCGACATTTTAACTATGTATGGAATTGATGTAAGAAGTGAAGCCGATCTGGAAAGAATGAGAGATTGGCTGACTGAATCCCAGGTGGATTTCTTAGTACTGGATTACTCCGCTTCAGGGGAATCAATGGAAGAAATGCTTTCGAATGTAAGTATAGAGTTTCCCGATATTGAGATAATCCTGACTACAGGTTCATCTGAAGCCGGCAGTTCTCTATACGAATTACTGGGGTGGAACGGCAGAATTCTTATAAAACCCTATTCAGTTGATGAGTTGCTGAATATTATTGAAATGTCTGTTTCCACTGAATTGAATACTGAGAATGAACTGGAAACGGGAGGAACCGATGACTATTGA
- a CDS encoding site-specific integrase, with protein sequence MTDYVEQTRKVLRTAGRSPKTANSYLSHIRRLENTYGNVTESLDEDTLRKYLEDLVDEGKSLSYINQAQSAIRFMYKHVLSKDNPLPGPGLISKKIPLHGIFSRDEIKQIFANVHELKYRLALMLIYSSGLRVGEATHLLRNAVDFDSMVIHVNDQDKEFIRDTILANSIADILKYYIETRTDDSPWMFPGRGKTNCISPRTIQRAFAEAMLAVGIEKRATLGWLRHSFAVHMLEDGIDRKLVRSLLGITTPSMISPYMKLAEKRSALRVNSPADRFLLKK encoded by the coding sequence ATGACGGATTATGTTGAACAGACGAGAAAGGTACTGAGAACAGCCGGGCGAAGTCCTAAAACGGCTAACAGCTATCTATCTCATATCCGACGGCTTGAGAACACATACGGAAATGTGACTGAAAGCCTCGATGAGGACACTCTGAGAAAATACCTTGAGGATCTTGTTGATGAAGGAAAATCACTTTCCTACATTAACCAGGCCCAAAGTGCTATCAGGTTCATGTACAAGCATGTGCTTTCCAAGGATAACCCTCTTCCCGGTCCAGGTCTCATTTCGAAGAAGATTCCTCTCCATGGCATCTTCAGCAGAGATGAGATCAAACAGATATTCGCCAATGTACATGAGCTGAAATACAGGCTTGCCCTTATGCTTATCTACTCTTCAGGACTGAGGGTGGGTGAAGCAACACATCTTCTCAGGAACGCTGTCGATTTTGATAGCATGGTAATTCATGTTAACGACCAGGACAAGGAATTCATCAGAGATACTATACTGGCAAATTCGATAGCCGATATTCTCAAGTACTACATTGAAACGAGAACAGACGATTCTCCATGGATGTTCCCCGGCAGAGGCAAAACCAACTGCATCTCCCCCAGAACAATCCAGAGAGCCTTCGCCGAGGCGATGCTGGCCGTTGGTATCGAGAAACGGGCAACACTGGGATGGCTCAGGCACAGCTTCGCTGTTCATATGCTTGAGGACGGTATAGATAGAAAGCTGGTGCGAAGCCTTCTGGGAATTACCACTCCTTCAATGATATCTCCCTACATGAAGCTTGCCGAAAAAAGAAGTGCACTCAGGGTTAACAGCCCCGCGGACAGGTTCCTCTTAAAGAAGTAA
- a CDS encoding nucleotidyltransferase domain-containing protein: protein MQKILERNMLDLKNLCLAFGVRKLYVFGSAVSGNFRDDSDIDFLLTLSENLSIQEYTDNYFSLQHKLRELFDREIDIVTERTLSNPYFIESIDETKELIYEA, encoded by the coding sequence ATGCAGAAGATTCTTGAAAGAAACATGCTTGACCTTAAGAACCTGTGTCTGGCATTTGGAGTAAGAAAGCTCTATGTGTTTGGCTCAGCAGTTTCTGGTAATTTCAGAGATGACAGTGATATTGATTTTCTTTTAACGCTGTCTGAGAACCTATCGATACAGGAGTATACCGATAACTATTTTTCGCTGCAGCATAAGTTGAGAGAGCTCTTTGATAGAGAGATAGATATCGTAACAGAAAGAACTTTGTCGAACCCATATTTTATAGAGAGTATAGATGAGACCAAGGAATTGATCTATGAAGCGTGA